One Thermodesulfobacteriota bacterium genomic region harbors:
- a CDS encoding helix-turn-helix domain-containing protein: MKTLKEVKREYILKVLRTTGWDIKRASEILKVNERYLRREIERISRDEKMFQELKDFFKKP; encoded by the coding sequence GTGAAAACGTTAAAAGAGGTAAAAAGAGAATACATCTTAAAGGTTCTTCGAACAACGGGCTGGGACATAAAGAGGGCAAGTGAGATACTAAAGGTCAATGAAAGATATCTAAGGAGGGAGATTGAAAGGATAAGCCGTGATGAAAAAATGTTTCAAGAGTTGAAAGATTTTTTCAAAAAACCCTAA
- a CDS encoding ABC transporter substrate-binding protein, whose amino-acid sequence MKRFLITILGIFLLTFYSSTLLCSEKPIVIGSPLATAFLYGWVAERGIKLAVEEINAKGGVNVGGVRRPFKVEVIDTRDLEPGVPVSEALLAVEKLILEKKVDFLIGGPVRSEAALAAMDIVSKYKKISIITTGVLSPALTQRVAENYEKYKYTFRNTNHVGNMMKEFITFLDEIQKPFGLKSAYIMVQDVEHARRGGEAMKKALTEKGWEVIDMKIYPTGTTDYSVGLADAKAKGADILFLWMDMPESAILLKQWSDLKMKALPIGFVCAAEQPGFWKATGGRGEYLIVNVVNGGNVPGNITPWTMKFVEAYKKRWGLEPEGYGTSSSYMAVYQLKEAIEKAKSLDTDKVIAALEELDIMGVYGRMRFDKKTHQIIPSFDPKEGAVTCIFQWQQGNRVQVFPPKVAQGKVMLPPWVKK is encoded by the coding sequence ATGAAAAGGTTTCTAATCACGATCCTTGGTATTTTTCTATTGACTTTTTACTCCTCCACCCTGCTTTGTTCTGAAAAGCCGATAGTTATTGGTTCTCCACTTGCTACCGCGTTCCTTTACGGATGGGTTGCGGAACGGGGGATTAAGCTTGCAGTTGAAGAGATAAATGCCAAAGGTGGGGTAAATGTTGGCGGTGTGAGGAGACCTTTCAAAGTCGAAGTTATAGATACGAGAGATTTGGAACCAGGGGTTCCGGTAAGTGAAGCTCTCCTTGCGGTAGAAAAACTGATCCTTGAAAAGAAGGTGGACTTTTTGATCGGAGGCCCTGTGAGATCGGAGGCAGCACTTGCAGCAATGGATATAGTGAGCAAGTACAAAAAGATAAGCATAATAACCACTGGCGTTTTAAGTCCGGCTCTCACCCAAAGGGTTGCTGAAAATTACGAAAAGTACAAATACACCTTCAGAAACACAAACCATGTGGGAAACATGATGAAGGAATTCATAACGTTCTTGGATGAGATCCAAAAGCCTTTTGGATTAAAAAGTGCCTACATTATGGTTCAGGATGTAGAGCATGCAAGAAGAGGCGGTGAAGCGATGAAAAAAGCATTGACAGAAAAAGGCTGGGAAGTGATAGACATGAAGATTTACCCAACAGGAACAACGGATTACTCGGTTGGACTTGCAGATGCTAAGGCAAAAGGTGCCGATATTCTCTTTTTATGGATGGATATGCCGGAAAGTGCCATCCTTCTGAAACAGTGGTCAGACTTAAAGATGAAAGCCCTTCCTATAGGTTTTGTATGCGCTGCGGAACAGCCCGGTTTCTGGAAGGCCACAGGTGGAAGGGGTGAATATCTTATCGTAAATGTGGTCAACGGAGGGAACGTTCCCGGCAACATAACACCCTGGACAATGAAGTTTGTGGAAGCTTACAAGAAAAGATGGGGATTGGAACCGGAAGGGTATGGAACCTCTTCCTCCTATATGGCTGTTTACCAGTTAAAAGAAGCCATAGAGAAAGCGAAAAGTCTTGATACGGACAAGGTGATAGCTGCCCTTGAGGAGCTTGACATAATGGGTGTTTACGGAAGAATGAGGTTCGATAAGAAAACACATCAGATTATCCCCTCATTCGATCCTAAGGAGGGGGCTGTAACTTGCATATTCCAGTGGCAGCAGGGAAACAGAGTCCAGGTTTTTCCTCCTAAAGTTGCCCAAGGCAAGGTGATGTTACCACCGTGGGTGAAAAAGTAA
- a CDS encoding sigma-54 dependent transcriptional regulator: MRHKILIIDDEDAILESLDMYFTERGYSVMCAKNAAEGYESAVKFDPDVIILDVRLPDDDGLQLLTRLKDKNRDVHVIIITAFHDMETTIKAVKKGAYEYIPKPIDIEELDRAVSKALRLEDALNEKDGLIIRNPSAHERGKIIGKSKAMKEIFKAIGILSENRVTVLIEGETGTGKELIAQAIHYNSPFRDHPFIPINCSAIVGTLLESELFGHEKGAFTGAHCTKRGKFELAGDGTIFLDEVSEIPYELQAKLLRFLQEKEFERVGGEKTLKSNARVIAASNRPLSQLVKEGKFREDLYYRLSVAKIYVPPLRERKSDIPLLVEYLIGRLNLELKRQIKKVEEKAIERMMEYHWPGNVRELENVLTRAAIEVRGEVITEEHILPLLEARDTPKKEEMESLMSLSTVEKQHIKKVLECVGWHFGKACEILGISRPSLRRKIREYGIERRN, from the coding sequence ATGAGGCACAAAATTCTAATAATCGACGATGAGGATGCCATACTTGAATCCCTTGACATGTACTTTACCGAAAGGGGCTACTCTGTTATGTGTGCTAAAAACGCGGCCGAGGGTTACGAAAGTGCGGTCAAGTTCGATCCTGATGTGATAATTCTCGACGTGAGACTTCCTGACGACGACGGTCTCCAGCTCTTAACGAGACTTAAAGACAAGAACAGAGATGTACATGTGATAATCATTACGGCCTTCCATGATATGGAAACGACTATAAAAGCGGTCAAAAAAGGTGCTTACGAGTATATACCTAAGCCTATAGATATTGAAGAGTTGGATCGAGCTGTCTCTAAAGCGTTAAGACTGGAAGACGCGCTAAACGAGAAGGATGGGTTAATTATTAGAAATCCATCAGCCCACGAGAGAGGCAAGATCATTGGAAAAAGCAAAGCGATGAAAGAGATTTTCAAGGCAATAGGAATACTATCGGAAAATAGGGTCACAGTTCTAATAGAAGGAGAAACTGGAACGGGAAAGGAGTTAATCGCTCAGGCTATCCACTACAACAGTCCTTTCAGAGATCACCCTTTTATACCGATTAACTGCTCTGCAATAGTGGGAACACTTCTCGAAAGCGAACTTTTTGGCCATGAAAAAGGAGCATTTACCGGAGCCCATTGCACGAAGAGAGGAAAGTTCGAACTTGCCGGAGATGGAACTATATTTTTGGATGAGGTAAGTGAGATACCTTATGAGCTTCAGGCAAAGCTTTTGCGATTCCTTCAAGAAAAAGAGTTTGAAAGAGTGGGAGGAGAAAAAACACTAAAATCTAACGCACGGGTCATAGCCGCCTCTAATAGGCCTCTCTCACAACTCGTGAAAGAGGGAAAATTCAGGGAGGACCTATACTACCGGCTGTCAGTGGCAAAGATTTACGTTCCTCCGCTAAGAGAAAGAAAATCCGACATTCCTTTACTTGTAGAATATCTTATAGGAAGGCTCAACCTGGAGTTGAAAAGACAGATAAAAAAGGTTGAAGAAAAAGCGATTGAGAGGATGATGGAATACCATTGGCCAGGTAATGTAAGGGAGCTCGAAAACGTGCTAACTAGGGCAGCGATTGAAGTAAGGGGTGAGGTGATAACCGAGGAACATATTCTTCCGCTTTTGGAGGCTAGGGATACTCCAAAGAAAGAGGAAATGGAAAGCCTTATGAGTTTAAGTACTGTGGAAAAGCAGCATATAAAGAAAGTTCTCGAATGTGTTGGATGGCATTTTGGAAAGGCATGTGAGATTTTAGGAATCTCTAGACCATCCCTTAGAAGAAAGATAAGGGAATACGGTATTGAGAGGCGTAATTAA
- a CDS encoding branched-chain amino acid ABC transporter permease, whose amino-acid sequence MHVLVYGVINSVTLALISLGFTLVYSISRVPNFAHGALYVTTGYIVWLFLNKVPKIPYLLAIVLAILITGAIGALIYRFILVRIRGMEISEIIATYAIGVAILEGLRWGGLRGMTFTLPVFFGGSFEILGVTVDYQRMIVVICGVLVFLFLYFFTHHTRIGLALRGIAQDERAAMMLGIDSDMTAILALAIGSALAGLSALLLLPLGNIIVEAGYSVLIFAVAVCVIGGLGSLFGTVVASFIIGFAQILTDKFLSTHYQMVVALLAIIVTLIVKPSGLFGKQKELEERV is encoded by the coding sequence ATGCACGTTTTAGTCTACGGTGTGATAAATAGCGTCACTTTAGCCCTTATATCACTTGGGTTCACTTTAGTTTACAGCATAAGCAGGGTGCCGAACTTCGCTCATGGTGCTCTGTATGTGACAACTGGCTACATAGTCTGGTTATTTCTAAATAAAGTCCCGAAAATTCCCTACCTTTTGGCTATCGTATTAGCCATTCTTATAACAGGAGCGATCGGTGCCCTAATCTACAGATTCATCTTGGTGAGAATAAGGGGTATGGAGATATCGGAAATCATAGCCACCTACGCTATCGGCGTTGCAATCCTTGAAGGGCTGAGATGGGGCGGTCTTAGGGGAATGACGTTCACGCTCCCCGTTTTTTTTGGCGGGTCGTTTGAAATATTGGGGGTCACAGTAGACTATCAGAGGATGATAGTTGTCATATGCGGGGTTTTGGTCTTTTTGTTTTTGTATTTCTTCACACACCACACAAGGATAGGGCTTGCCCTAAGGGGAATAGCTCAGGACGAGCGGGCTGCGATGATGCTTGGGATCGATTCTGACATGACTGCCATTTTGGCTTTGGCAATCGGTTCTGCCCTGGCGGGTCTATCTGCCCTTCTCCTTTTACCTCTAGGGAACATAATCGTTGAAGCCGGTTATAGCGTTCTTATATTCGCAGTTGCAGTATGCGTCATAGGGGGCCTTGGAAGCCTTTTCGGAACTGTAGTTGCATCCTTTATAATCGGTTTTGCGCAAATTCTTACAGACAAATTCCTTTCGACCCACTATCAGATGGTCGTTGCACTTTTGGCAATAATAGTTACGCTTATTGTCAAACCATCGGGGCTTTTTGGAAAGCAGAAAGAACTGGAGGAGCGGGTTTAA
- a CDS encoding PAS domain S-box protein, whose translation MGLKELLEKYRKQVIEEWIARLKREVSERYKERPYEELSITVSAAYDASTYVLLFNDYSKINCHIEWITRARLHGGFTLSEVQHAYELIREILTPIFLDNLQGEELKEALIKLNRCTFYTITQFSRNFQSLHESKIREHAQNLERMVEARTKELTESEAKYRTLVEDINDGYFVNQGGIIVFANKAYCDMHGYDISEVVGKSYYEFIAEESLEFVKSLYDERIKKGEAPELYVYLRKHKDGRCYPTENKVKIITYDGQMAVAGICRDITERVEMEKKIRETENLAQIGRLTTSLAHEIRNPLSSVKLNIQILKRNAFLDGNDRRRIEIVLNEITKLERILTEMLDFARPIKLNVEKADINRIVESSIEVIEVRAKEKKIRIKKLYSAKLPQLNLDKDKIEQALINILLNSIDVLDGGGVITVATRKANKNGGVIVDIYDNGPGIDKDSLPFIFDPFFSNKKKGTGLGLFNVKRIVEAHGGKVEVYPGKRKGAHFSIFLP comes from the coding sequence ATGGGGCTCAAAGAGCTTTTAGAAAAGTATAGAAAACAGGTAATTGAAGAGTGGATAGCAAGACTAAAGCGGGAAGTTAGTGAAAGATACAAAGAAAGACCTTACGAGGAACTTTCCATCACTGTGAGCGCAGCATATGATGCAAGCACCTACGTTCTCCTTTTCAACGATTATTCAAAAATCAACTGCCACATCGAATGGATTACCCGTGCAAGGCTACATGGGGGCTTTACGCTCTCTGAGGTCCAGCACGCTTACGAATTGATCCGCGAGATTCTAACCCCCATATTCCTTGACAATCTCCAAGGGGAGGAATTGAAAGAGGCTCTCATCAAACTAAACAGGTGCACTTTTTACACAATTACGCAATTTAGTAGAAATTTTCAGTCCCTTCACGAAAGTAAAATTAGAGAACACGCCCAGAACCTGGAAAGGATGGTTGAGGCAAGGACAAAAGAGCTTACTGAATCTGAAGCAAAGTACAGGACACTGGTCGAGGACATAAACGACGGCTATTTTGTGAATCAGGGTGGAATAATAGTGTTCGCAAATAAAGCATACTGCGACATGCACGGATACGATATTTCAGAGGTTGTCGGAAAATCGTACTACGAGTTCATTGCTGAAGAATCCCTCGAATTTGTAAAGAGCCTTTACGATGAAAGGATAAAAAAGGGGGAGGCTCCCGAATTATACGTTTACTTAAGAAAACATAAGGATGGTAGATGTTACCCAACGGAGAACAAGGTTAAGATAATAACTTACGACGGTCAAATGGCGGTTGCGGGTATATGTAGGGACATAACGGAAAGGGTTGAGATGGAAAAAAAGATAAGGGAAACCGAAAACTTGGCCCAAATAGGGAGGCTTACAACATCTTTGGCGCACGAAATAAGGAATCCGTTATCCTCTGTAAAGCTCAACATACAGATCTTAAAGAGGAATGCTTTTCTAGACGGTAACGACAGAAGAAGGATAGAGATCGTATTGAACGAGATAACCAAGCTCGAAAGGATTCTCACGGAGATGCTAGACTTCGCAAGACCTATAAAGCTTAACGTTGAAAAGGCGGATATAAATCGGATTGTGGAGTCGAGCATTGAGGTAATAGAGGTGAGAGCTAAAGAGAAGAAAATCCGTATCAAAAAGCTCTACTCGGCGAAACTTCCACAACTCAATCTCGATAAGGATAAGATAGAACAAGCTCTCATCAACATACTTTTAAATTCAATCGACGTACTCGACGGCGGGGGAGTCATAACCGTTGCCACTAGGAAGGCAAATAAAAACGGGGGTGTTATTGTAGATATCTACGACAATGGTCCAGGAATCGACAAAGATTCTCTCCCTTTCATCTTTGATCCTTTTTTCAGTAATAAGAAAAAAGGCACAGGTCTCGGTCTTTTCAACGTGAAACGGATAGTTGAAGCACACGGTGGAAAGGTTGAAGTCTACCCTGGAAAGCGAAAGGGAGCCCATTTTTCGATATTCCTACCTTAA
- a CDS encoding AMP-binding protein, whose amino-acid sequence MREFTFTGFEESAKKYGSNVALIYLGEKFTYAQLKRLIDKCASGLFKLGVKPDDRVMLYLPNTPQWVIANYAINKIGACVVPVSPIYTAYEIEYMIKDAGIETVICLDTNFVYVKEVMERTNIKRVLVTTLVDFVPFWKKAIGYLFNKIPSGKVERSERVYSLKRVILEGENDPPKVAIDPDKDLAYIMYTGGTTGFPKGVPGNHTGEVTYVRNIMEEVLRGYIDEGRDRILMVNPLFHIMAKGFAIAFGFNFGNTVVLMPFPEIDPILKAIERYKIRWMLGVPALYRMILENDRLDQYDLSSLKYCFCGGDVLPVEVFRKWREKYGIFIYQVYGSTEAGHVTYSRLDKEPKPTVVGTPLSSRKCVVVDSETLEKLPSGEVGELLVTSPYTIKEYLNKPEETRRSYVTLNGEIYYRMGDYVRMNEDGEIEFVERTADIIKYKGYRVSASEVEAVLQDHPTVIGACVVGVPDPKVGERIKAIVVLKEDAKGIGSAELIKWCRERLAPYKVPQYIEFRDMLPKSKVGKLLRREIRDEERRKMEKEKRKKSA is encoded by the coding sequence ATGCGGGAGTTTACTTTCACAGGCTTTGAGGAGAGTGCAAAAAAATACGGTTCGAATGTAGCTCTCATCTATCTAGGTGAGAAGTTTACCTACGCACAGCTAAAAAGGCTGATAGACAAGTGCGCATCGGGTCTTTTCAAACTGGGGGTAAAACCGGATGATAGGGTGATGCTGTATCTTCCAAATACTCCCCAGTGGGTCATAGCGAATTACGCAATAAATAAGATAGGAGCCTGTGTTGTACCAGTGTCCCCGATTTACACTGCATACGAGATAGAATACATGATAAAGGATGCCGGTATAGAGACAGTCATATGTTTGGATACGAATTTTGTATACGTAAAGGAAGTGATGGAAAGAACTAACATCAAAAGGGTACTTGTAACGACCCTTGTCGATTTTGTCCCTTTTTGGAAAAAAGCGATTGGCTACCTTTTTAACAAAATACCCTCCGGAAAAGTCGAAAGATCCGAAAGAGTTTATTCTTTAAAGAGGGTTATACTAGAGGGCGAAAACGATCCCCCAAAGGTTGCCATAGATCCTGACAAAGATTTAGCCTACATAATGTACACAGGCGGAACGACTGGATTTCCAAAAGGTGTTCCCGGGAATCACACAGGAGAGGTCACATACGTCAGGAATATAATGGAGGAAGTACTCAGAGGATACATAGATGAGGGAAGGGATAGGATTTTAATGGTTAATCCTCTTTTTCACATAATGGCTAAAGGATTCGCGATAGCCTTCGGATTCAACTTTGGAAACACCGTCGTACTTATGCCTTTTCCTGAGATTGATCCTATCCTTAAAGCGATAGAAAGATATAAAATAAGGTGGATGCTGGGAGTACCTGCCCTTTACAGAATGATTCTCGAAAATGACAGGCTCGACCAGTATGATTTGAGTTCCTTAAAATACTGTTTTTGCGGTGGAGATGTCCTTCCGGTGGAAGTTTTCAGGAAATGGAGGGAAAAATACGGAATATTTATTTACCAGGTTTATGGTTCTACAGAGGCGGGCCATGTCACGTATAGTCGTTTAGATAAAGAGCCGAAACCGACGGTGGTGGGAACCCCTCTAAGCTCAAGAAAGTGTGTCGTCGTTGATAGCGAAACCTTAGAAAAACTACCCTCAGGAGAGGTCGGTGAACTTCTTGTCACTTCCCCCTACACGATAAAAGAGTATCTCAACAAACCTGAAGAGACTCGAAGATCGTACGTAACTCTAAATGGCGAGATTTACTACAGAATGGGTGATTACGTAAGGATGAATGAGGATGGAGAGATCGAGTTCGTTGAAAGGACAGCAGATATCATAAAATACAAGGGTTACAGGGTTTCTGCTTCTGAGGTTGAGGCTGTGCTCCAGGATCATCCAACCGTAATAGGGGCATGCGTTGTCGGTGTCCCTGATCCGAAGGTGGGAGAAAGGATAAAAGCTATAGTGGTGCTCAAGGAGGACGCGAAAGGTATTGGTAGCGCGGAACTCATAAAATGGTGCAGGGAAAGACTCGCCCCTTATAAGGTTCCACAGTACATAGAGTTTAGAGACATGCTTCCCAAGTCCAAAGTGGGAAAGCTTTTACGGAGAGAGATAAGGGACGAAGAAAGAAGAAAAATGGAAAAGGAAAAAAGGAAGAAGAGTGCTTAA
- a CDS encoding branched-chain amino acid ABC transporter permease, whose protein sequence is MEQLRKERIDRSLKVRTEGIYAISSLEEILYLVGPRLIFVVGVLILPIFLEAAPYWKRVINIMCAYAILALSFDFLANFVGLVCLGGALFTGVGGYFAAIYNHYLSLPIYLSILLATLSGAFFCTLVLLPALPLRGVYFAIVTLMYPLLFSRIIEALNILGGTNGISGLGSFPSPNVEHYLVILTLLFFLFGLRRFVNEDIGLVFRGVKDNDQAVRASGINVTTIKIYAVFIASFMGCFSGAYIAHMYMWAGLSLFALDFSVIPIASTVIGGGGTLIGAVLGSFILVPLSEILRAAGTLRIVIYCVLLTLFIVIKSEGLMNYLQRKYHQFERWVKV, encoded by the coding sequence ATGGAACAGTTAAGAAAAGAGAGGATTGATAGGAGTCTCAAAGTTAGAACCGAGGGCATCTACGCGATATCCTCCCTGGAAGAGATCCTATACCTTGTAGGACCGAGGCTCATTTTTGTTGTTGGGGTGCTCATCCTTCCTATATTTCTTGAAGCAGCTCCTTACTGGAAAAGAGTGATAAACATAATGTGTGCATATGCTATATTGGCTTTGAGCTTCGATTTTTTAGCAAATTTTGTAGGTCTTGTCTGTCTGGGAGGCGCCCTATTTACAGGAGTTGGCGGGTATTTTGCAGCCATATATAACCATTACCTTTCCCTTCCAATCTATTTATCGATTCTTCTTGCGACTTTGAGCGGGGCCTTCTTCTGTACTTTGGTTCTTCTTCCGGCTTTGCCATTGAGAGGAGTCTATTTCGCCATTGTGACCCTCATGTATCCGCTCCTTTTTTCAAGAATAATAGAGGCCCTAAACATACTTGGCGGTACGAACGGTATATCGGGATTAGGGAGTTTTCCGAGCCCTAACGTGGAACACTACCTTGTGATTCTGACTCTGCTTTTTTTCCTGTTCGGTCTTAGAAGATTTGTAAATGAAGATATAGGGCTTGTGTTTCGAGGGGTAAAGGACAATGACCAAGCCGTTAGGGCATCCGGGATAAATGTTACTACGATAAAAATATATGCGGTCTTTATCGCCTCTTTTATGGGTTGTTTTTCTGGAGCCTACATAGCCCATATGTACATGTGGGCAGGTCTTTCACTTTTTGCGCTTGACTTCTCAGTAATTCCTATTGCTTCCACTGTGATAGGGGGTGGGGGAACCCTAATTGGGGCAGTACTTGGCAGTTTTATCCTTGTTCCCCTTTCGGAGATCTTGAGAGCCGCAGGCACCCTTCGAATAGTCATCTACTGTGTGCTGCTGACCCTATTTATAGTGATCAAAAGTGAAGGACTTATGAACTATCTCCAGAGGAAGTACCATCAGTTCGAAAGGTGGGTGAAAGTATGA
- a CDS encoding deoxyguanosinetriphosphate triphosphohydrolase, which produces MKIRELLEQKEEILLSPFAQKSKNSRGRLKPEPECDIRPAFQHDRDRIIHSKAFRRLKHKTQVFLSPQGDHYRTRLTHTLEVAQIARTIAKSLSLNEDLVEAICLGHDLGHTPFGHAGEEVLNRIHKGGFRHNEQSLRVVDMLEKDGRGLNLTYEVRDGILKHSKGKGEVIPKESDEKPLTKEAEIVRVADVIAYINHDIDDALRGNVIREEDLPEDSVKFLGRTSSKRIDTMVRGVIEETLKTENLMISMSEELTYHIYKLRDFLYERVYENDVVHGDFEKCARIIEDLYFYFLKHPDVFLKEINKPDFYDEPEKCVVDFISGMTDRYAFYLFEKIFLPLPWKIPL; this is translated from the coding sequence GTGAAAATAAGGGAACTCCTTGAGCAGAAAGAGGAGATTCTTCTTTCTCCCTTTGCTCAGAAGAGCAAAAATTCTCGAGGAAGGCTCAAACCGGAGCCAGAATGCGACATAAGGCCCGCTTTCCAGCATGATAGGGACAGAATTATACACAGCAAGGCTTTCAGAAGATTAAAGCACAAGACCCAAGTCTTTCTTTCCCCTCAGGGTGACCACTACAGAACGAGATTAACTCACACGCTTGAAGTGGCACAAATCGCCAGAACCATAGCAAAATCTCTGTCTTTAAACGAGGATCTTGTGGAGGCCATTTGTCTGGGCCATGATCTAGGTCATACGCCTTTCGGACATGCAGGAGAAGAAGTTTTAAATAGGATACACAAAGGGGGTTTCCGGCACAATGAACAGAGTTTAAGGGTCGTAGATATGTTGGAAAAGGACGGCCGGGGACTCAATTTGACGTACGAAGTAAGAGACGGAATTCTAAAGCATTCCAAAGGAAAGGGAGAAGTAATTCCAAAAGAGTCGGATGAGAAACCACTCACAAAAGAGGCTGAGATAGTCCGAGTGGCAGATGTCATAGCCTATATAAACCACGACATAGATGACGCTTTAAGGGGCAATGTTATTCGCGAAGAAGACCTTCCAGAAGATTCGGTTAAATTCTTGGGAAGGACCAGTTCAAAAAGGATAGACACGATGGTGAGAGGTGTTATAGAGGAGACTTTAAAGACAGAGAATCTAATGATATCTATGAGCGAGGAACTCACGTACCACATATACAAGCTAAGAGATTTTCTTTACGAAAGGGTATACGAAAACGATGTTGTCCACGGTGATTTCGAGAAGTGTGCGAGAATAATTGAGGATCTTTACTTCTATTTCCTTAAGCATCCGGATGTGTTTCTCAAAGAGATAAACAAGCCTGACTTTTATGACGAACCGGAAAAGTGTGTGGTCGATTTTATATCGGGCATGACCGATAGATATGCCTTTTACCTTTTTGAGAAGATATTCCTTCCCTTGCCATGGAAGATTCCTCTATAA
- a CDS encoding ABC transporter ATP-binding protein, which translates to MLEAKELMVFYENMLALNNVSLKCEEGSIVGVFGSNSAGKSTLMYTLSGIILDIKFKEEMKGGERISVFGSIIFDGMDITFMKPHERARHGIILCPERRRIFPESTVLENLLIGSYLARKQRRENLEYVLTLFPRLKDHLKRQGGFLSGGEQQMLAIGRSLMANPKLLLLDEPLLGLSPAYQEIVVRGIKQIRDTKRISIIVTEQYARPVTPIIDYGYILENGSSVLSGTKEELLENPDVKSAYFGV; encoded by the coding sequence ATGTTAGAGGCAAAAGAGCTTATGGTTTTTTATGAAAACATGTTGGCTCTGAACAACGTAAGCTTAAAGTGCGAAGAAGGGAGTATAGTTGGAGTTTTCGGCTCGAACAGTGCTGGCAAAAGCACTCTCATGTATACGCTTTCAGGGATAATCCTCGACATAAAGTTCAAGGAAGAGATGAAGGGTGGGGAGAGGATATCAGTCTTTGGCAGTATCATATTTGATGGCATGGATATAACCTTTATGAAACCCCACGAGAGGGCAAGGCATGGAATAATCCTCTGTCCCGAAAGAAGAAGGATATTTCCTGAAAGCACTGTACTTGAAAATCTTCTCATAGGTTCTTATCTGGCAAGAAAGCAGAGACGTGAAAATTTGGAGTACGTCCTGACCCTCTTTCCAAGACTGAAGGACCATCTAAAAAGACAAGGAGGGTTTTTGAGTGGGGGCGAACAGCAGATGCTCGCTATCGGAAGGTCACTTATGGCAAATCCCAAGTTACTCCTTCTCGATGAGCCTCTTTTGGGTCTTAGCCCCGCCTATCAGGAGATAGTTGTCAGGGGGATAAAACAGATAAGGGATACGAAAAGAATAAGCATAATAGTGACCGAACAGTATGCAAGACCCGTGACTCCCATAATAGACTACGGCTACATTTTGGAAAACGGTTCGAGTGTCCTTTCTGGAACTAAGGAGGAGTTACTGGAAAATCCGGATGTTAAATCGGCGTATTTTGGGGTATAG
- a CDS encoding ABC transporter ATP-binding protein, with amino-acid sequence MSEEVILSVKDLSKSFGGLKALIDVCFEVRKGEIFGIIGPNGSGKTTLINCITGFIKPDSGKVYFKGKDITGLKPHKIAHMGIARTFQIMRPYYSLPAYKNLIVPLWSPRAKKLGGWRGGGRHGDRDTVAVDILEEIGFERDSRVPYKLASTLPTGYQKRLELARCIALRPEIIFCDEVFSGLSMSEIAGMIPILEKMKMEGITLIMVEHRLRELFRVADRVMALNFGEKIAEGDPHDVIEDKRVKEAYLGSETI; translated from the coding sequence ATGAGCGAAGAAGTGATACTTTCCGTCAAAGATCTTTCGAAGTCTTTTGGGGGGTTGAAGGCCCTTATAGATGTATGTTTTGAAGTGAGAAAAGGTGAAATATTCGGAATCATAGGTCCCAACGGGTCCGGAAAGACAACCCTTATTAACTGTATAACGGGCTTTATCAAACCAGACTCCGGCAAGGTTTATTTCAAAGGGAAGGATATAACAGGCCTCAAACCGCATAAGATAGCCCACATGGGAATAGCCAGAACTTTTCAAATCATGAGACCATACTATTCCCTTCCAGCCTACAAGAATCTCATAGTACCGCTTTGGTCACCGAGGGCAAAAAAACTTGGGGGTTGGAGGGGCGGTGGAAGACATGGGGATAGAGATACGGTTGCTGTCGACATTCTAGAAGAGATAGGCTTTGAGAGGGATTCTAGAGTTCCTTATAAGCTTGCCTCCACACTCCCTACAGGATACCAAAAGAGACTGGAGCTTGCCCGTTGCATAGCCTTAAGACCAGAAATTATCTTTTGTGACGAGGTTTTTTCCGGTTTGAGTATGAGCGAAATAGCGGGGATGATCCCCATCCTCGAAAAGATGAAGATGGAGGGTATAACTTTGATAATGGTGGAGCATAGGCTTAGAGAACTCTTTAGAGTTGCGGATAGGGTGATGGCTTTGAACTTTGGTGAAAAGATAGCGGAGGGAGATCCACATGATGTGATTGAGGATAAAAGGGTAAAAGAGGCCTATCTGGGAAGCGAAACTATCTAG